In Moorena sp. SIOASIH, the following proteins share a genomic window:
- a CDS encoding Hpt domain-containing protein: protein MEAGNQQRILGYFIEEAKEHLETIEQGLLNLGSVVNEPETVNELFRAAHSVKGGAAMLGFTSIQKTAHRLEDSFKVLQENKIQVDQQLETLFLKSYDTLKALIDLLEGPFGFEQSEAEKILKAAQPGFEQLQNYLKTLVSGESQLPAAMASSSAAEKAIRSDQVSTSKASSSAKGKFPPDFGPKVISLLKDMLELFKQSSTPTNRQQLQKLCKRLAQLGAGIGSWHKLVGVCHKAIANPQNSYIQLAPLVIKELKEASDQLQAAQGNLEELRKAAAAIAPSSALQKLAAVGSTGANRTTKGKEITIVLEPKAAAKVLIQAFDKPQLSKLVKLLIPATRASS from the coding sequence GTGGAAGCTGGGAATCAGCAAAGGATTTTAGGCTATTTTATTGAAGAAGCGAAAGAACACCTGGAAACCATTGAACAGGGACTGTTAAATCTGGGCTCAGTGGTCAATGAACCAGAGACGGTTAATGAATTGTTTCGCGCTGCTCATTCTGTTAAAGGCGGGGCGGCGATGTTGGGGTTTACAAGTATTCAAAAGACTGCCCATCGTTTAGAGGATTCTTTCAAAGTACTTCAAGAGAATAAGATTCAGGTTGATCAACAGCTGGAGACTCTGTTTTTAAAGAGTTATGATACCCTCAAAGCTTTGATTGATCTGTTGGAAGGACCGTTTGGGTTTGAGCAAAGTGAAGCAGAAAAAATTCTAAAAGCAGCTCAGCCAGGCTTTGAACAATTACAGAATTATCTCAAAACTTTGGTCAGTGGTGAGAGTCAATTACCAGCGGCAATGGCTTCTAGCTCTGCTGCTGAAAAAGCGATTCGTTCTGATCAAGTTTCGACTAGCAAAGCTTCTTCTTCAGCAAAAGGTAAATTTCCCCCAGACTTTGGTCCGAAGGTGATTAGCCTGCTTAAAGATATGCTAGAGCTGTTTAAACAATCTTCCACACCAACCAATCGCCAACAACTTCAAAAGCTTTGTAAGCGTCTGGCTCAACTGGGGGCTGGGATTGGTAGTTGGCATAAATTAGTGGGAGTTTGCCATAAAGCGATCGCAAATCCTCAAAACTCCTATATCCAGTTAGCACCATTAGTGATCAAAGAACTCAAGGAAGCCAGTGACCAGTTGCAAGCAGCACAGGGTAATCTAGAGGAGTTGCGAAAGGCAGCGGCTGCGATCGCTCCGAGTTCAGCACTGCAAAAACTAGCAGCTGTAGGATCCACTGGGGCAAACCGAACCACTAAGGGTAAGGAAATTACGATTGTGCTAGAACCAAAAGCCGCCGCCAAGGTACTCATCCAAGCCTTTGATAAACCCCAGCTGTCAAAACTAGTTAAGTTACTGATTCCAGCAACTCGTGCTTCTTCCTAG
- a CDS encoding metal-binding protein — protein sequence MSSGYIHDRITLWSLPVVTVLSLVVTRSSDLTLIVAGGFLFGGLMFSPDLDLYSRPFKRWGWLRWIWIPYQRMVPHRSIFSHGPVIGTILRLLYLANWIVLFGGVGLLVFQLFQDEPDRWLELIQGLGGRVWEYRTWLMAFVVGLELGAIAHFVSDWGSSAYKEFKKGGIKGLWSGKQGRSKGRGAGKTKPQRRKARKGKR from the coding sequence ATGTCCTCTGGCTATATACATGATCGCATAACCTTGTGGAGTTTGCCAGTAGTCACGGTTTTGAGCCTGGTAGTAACCCGGAGTAGTGATTTGACCTTGATTGTAGCTGGAGGGTTCCTGTTCGGTGGCTTGATGTTTAGCCCTGATTTAGATCTATACTCTCGACCCTTTAAGCGTTGGGGCTGGTTGCGCTGGATTTGGATCCCTTATCAGAGGATGGTGCCTCACCGTTCTATTTTTTCTCATGGACCAGTGATTGGGACAATTTTGCGACTGCTTTATCTAGCCAATTGGATCGTCTTGTTTGGGGGTGTGGGATTGCTGGTGTTTCAGCTATTCCAAGATGAACCAGATCGTTGGCTGGAGCTGATTCAAGGGCTGGGCGGTAGGGTGTGGGAATATCGTACCTGGTTGATGGCCTTTGTGGTGGGATTGGAGTTGGGTGCGATCGCGCATTTTGTCAGTGATTGGGGAAGTTCCGCTTATAAGGAGTTTAAAAAAGGGGGAATCAAGGGGTTATGGTCTGGCAAGCAAGGGAGGAGCAAGGGCAGGGGTGCGGGTAAGACTAAACCACAAAGACGCAAAGCACGCAAAGGCAAAAGGTAA
- a CDS encoding GTP-binding protein, which produces MPLPRLLTLIIGLIIILGLMLWLINGLYQLYIQISFTAPVLANLVLLLVITLLGLLIWALIYTMGLFGKSRKRPGKGRLEPKAPEVKTEAAEETLKAVRQQVKQIQDEVSRQAMLRRSEEIEAILSRGELLVVVFGTGSAGKTSLVNALIGRMVGEVGAPMGTTEVGETYKLKLKGLERPILITDTPGILESGVVGTQREQWARHLATEADLLLFVVDNDLRHSEYDPFRKLAEIGKRSLLVFNKIDLYTEQDSERVLARLRQRVRGFIPASDVVAIAANPQPVTLENGQLCQPEPEILPLIRRLAAVLRAEGEELIADNILLQSQRLGQEARQILDKQRRRQADKVVERFQWIGASVISLTPLPVVDLLATAAVNAQMVVEIGKIYGCELNMERGRELALSLGKTLASLGIVKGAIQILSTTLRLNLATYVVGKAIQGVTAAYLIRIAGKSFIEYFRNDQDWGDGGMSEVVQKQFQLNQRDEFIKAFVSEAIAKVVQPLTGKSEAQSPMDEGDETKDKGSKS; this is translated from the coding sequence ATGCCCCTGCCACGCCTACTAACTCTAATTATTGGTCTCATTATTATTCTGGGGCTAATGCTTTGGTTGATTAATGGTCTGTACCAACTGTATATCCAAATTTCCTTTACTGCTCCGGTACTGGCTAATTTAGTGCTGCTGTTGGTGATCACCTTGCTAGGGCTACTAATATGGGCCTTAATCTACACCATGGGGTTATTTGGTAAATCCCGAAAACGGCCAGGTAAAGGTCGTTTGGAACCTAAAGCCCCGGAGGTAAAAACTGAAGCAGCAGAAGAAACCCTTAAAGCAGTAAGGCAACAGGTCAAACAGATTCAGGATGAAGTGTCACGGCAAGCCATGCTGCGTCGCTCTGAAGAAATTGAAGCTATCCTCTCCCGTGGGGAACTGTTAGTGGTAGTGTTTGGTACTGGCTCAGCGGGGAAAACCTCTCTAGTGAATGCTTTGATTGGTCGGATGGTGGGTGAAGTCGGTGCCCCCATGGGAACGACGGAAGTTGGGGAAACCTACAAACTAAAGCTGAAGGGATTAGAACGCCCGATTCTGATTACTGATACACCAGGAATTTTAGAATCTGGTGTGGTTGGGACTCAGCGAGAGCAATGGGCACGACATCTAGCAACGGAAGCGGATTTGTTGTTGTTCGTGGTGGATAACGATTTACGACACTCAGAGTATGATCCATTCCGAAAGTTGGCAGAGATTGGGAAGCGATCGCTTCTTGTGTTCAATAAAATTGACTTGTACACGGAACAAGACTCCGAAAGGGTTCTAGCACGATTGCGCCAGCGAGTAAGGGGCTTTATTCCTGCTTCAGATGTAGTTGCGATCGCAGCCAATCCCCAGCCTGTTACCCTAGAAAATGGTCAACTTTGCCAACCTGAACCGGAAATTTTGCCCTTAATCCGTCGTTTAGCTGCTGTATTAAGAGCAGAGGGAGAAGAGTTGATTGCTGATAACATTCTGCTACAATCCCAACGCTTAGGCCAAGAAGCTCGACAAATCCTTGACAAGCAACGCAGGCGACAAGCAGACAAAGTGGTGGAAAGGTTCCAGTGGATTGGGGCCAGTGTAATTTCTCTGACTCCTTTACCCGTGGTGGATTTGTTAGCAACTGCAGCAGTCAATGCCCAAATGGTGGTTGAAATTGGCAAAATCTACGGCTGTGAACTGAATATGGAACGGGGTAGGGAATTAGCCCTATCCTTGGGAAAAACCTTAGCTAGTTTGGGCATTGTCAAGGGAGCGATTCAAATCCTTAGCACTACACTAAGACTGAATCTTGCCACCTATGTTGTCGGCAAAGCCATTCAGGGGGTAACTGCTGCTTATCTAATCCGAATTGCTGGGAAAAGCTTTATTGAATACTTCCGCAATGACCAAGACTGGGGAGATGGAGGGATGAGTGAAGTGGTCCAAAAGCAGTTTCAGTTAAACCAGCGGGATGAGTTTATTAAAGCTTTTGTGAGTGAAGCGATCGCAAAAGTGGTCCAACCTCTTACAGGAAAATCAGAAGCCCAATCACCAATGGATGAAGGGGACGAAACTAAGGACAAAGGAAGCAAATCCTAA
- the mazG gene encoding nucleoside triphosphate pyrophosphohydrolase — translation MSTSPEQAQPVDQVSMLAALQELIDVVARLRSPEGGCPWDLAQTPQSLIPYVIEEAYEVVDAIRSENENAIAEELGDLLLQVVLQAQISSEQGQFTLTEVAQGITQKLIRRHPHVFGDVQVDNVEEVRQNWEDIKAAEKGETVADKQLLSRKLSRYSKTLPPLMAGMKISKKAASGGFEWDNVEGVWDKFHEELAEFQQALEQEDKAHQEAELGDVLFTLINIARWYDLDPSAALQGTQARFIERLAQVEALAERPLSDYTLDELEALWQKAKALLAQ, via the coding sequence ATGTCTACTTCCCCGGAACAAGCTCAGCCAGTTGATCAGGTGTCGATGTTGGCGGCTTTACAAGAGTTGATTGATGTGGTGGCCAGATTGCGATCGCCTGAGGGTGGTTGTCCTTGGGATTTGGCTCAGACCCCTCAGTCCCTAATTCCTTATGTAATTGAAGAAGCTTATGAAGTAGTCGATGCGATTCGCAGTGAGAATGAAAATGCGATCGCAGAGGAGTTGGGTGATTTGTTATTGCAGGTAGTTCTGCAAGCTCAAATTAGTAGTGAGCAAGGTCAGTTTACCTTGACCGAGGTAGCTCAGGGGATTACTCAAAAGCTAATCCGCCGTCATCCCCATGTGTTCGGTGATGTCCAGGTTGATAATGTCGAGGAGGTGCGTCAAAACTGGGAGGACATTAAGGCAGCAGAGAAAGGAGAAACCGTTGCGGATAAGCAATTATTAAGTCGTAAACTGAGTCGCTATAGTAAAACCCTTCCCCCTCTAATGGCTGGGATGAAGATATCGAAAAAGGCCGCTAGTGGTGGGTTTGAGTGGGATAATGTTGAGGGAGTTTGGGATAAGTTTCACGAAGAATTGGCTGAGTTTCAACAAGCACTTGAACAGGAGGATAAAGCCCACCAGGAAGCAGAATTGGGAGACGTACTGTTTACTCTGATTAATATAGCGCGTTGGTATGACCTTGACCCTTCAGCTGCTTTGCAGGGAACCCAGGCACGGTTTATTGAAAGGTTAGCCCAAGTGGAAGCATTGGCTGAACGCCCACTGTCTGATTACACCTTAGATGAGTTGGAGGCTCTCTGGCAAAAGGCTAAAGCACTCTTGGCTCAGTAG